The proteins below are encoded in one region of Paralysiella testudinis:
- a CDS encoding SIS domain-containing protein, with protein MSSTHIEQHFIDSAALLAQCQTVLAEPTAAAAQTLLGALMNDGKLLLCGNGFAAALADSLCAHLVLRLEQERMELAALSLCNNAAILTHLMQHPPTEQLFAKQIHALGKQHDVLLLISALGNEANLLAAVDAAHERSMAVIAFTGGIGGELAARLHDQDVLLNIPHNRPMRIWEAQTVLMHALCDHIDHLLLGTA; from the coding sequence ATGAGCAGCACCCACATCGAACAGCATTTTATCGACAGCGCCGCCTTGTTGGCACAATGCCAAACCGTGCTGGCCGAGCCCACCGCCGCCGCCGCGCAAACCCTACTGGGTGCCCTGATGAACGACGGCAAGCTCTTATTGTGCGGCAACGGTTTTGCCGCTGCCCTAGCCGACAGCCTGTGTGCCCATCTGGTGCTGCGCTTAGAGCAAGAGCGCATGGAGCTGGCGGCCTTATCCTTGTGCAACAATGCCGCCATCCTCACCCATTTAATGCAACACCCGCCCACAGAGCAGCTGTTTGCCAAGCAAATCCATGCCTTGGGCAAACAACACGATGTGTTATTGTTGATTTCGGCGCTGGGCAACGAAGCGAACTTATTGGCCGCCGTCGATGCCGCACACGAACGCAGCATGGCGGTAATCGCCTTTACCGGCGGCATAGGCGGCGAGCTGGCCGCCCGCCTGCACGACCAGGATGTGCTGCTGAACATCCCCCATAACCGCCCCATGCGGATATGGGAAGCGCAAACGGTATTGATGCACGCCTTGTGCGACCATATCGATCACTTACTGCTGGGCACCGCTTGA
- a CDS encoding YraN family protein, giving the protein MRLNHPQGAAAEETAWRFLQQQGCRLRVRNWHCPFGEIDLIVEHQATLVFVEVRYRQSQAYGGAAHSIGVTKLGRLQRSAEYYIQQHRITQPCRIDAVLIHGRQAPEWLTNITG; this is encoded by the coding sequence ATGCGTTTAAACCATCCGCAAGGTGCCGCTGCCGAAGAAACGGCATGGCGCTTTTTGCAACAACAAGGCTGCCGCTTGCGGGTGCGCAATTGGCATTGTCCGTTTGGCGAAATCGATCTGATTGTCGAACACCAAGCCACCTTGGTGTTTGTGGAAGTGCGCTACCGCCAAAGCCAAGCCTACGGCGGTGCCGCCCACAGCATCGGCGTCACCAAGCTTGGGCGGCTGCAACGCAGTGCCGAGTATTATATCCAGCAACACCGCATTACCCAACCTTGCCGCATTGATGCCGTTTTGATTCACGGCCGGCAAGCACCCGAATGGCTCACCAATATTACAGGTTGA
- a CDS encoding BON domain-containing protein, whose amino-acid sequence MKKPLCTLLLAASLTTALSGCVPALIGGAAVGTLSATDRRSTGAQADDQVMELRTQETALSHLRAHNQTAGFEPKLSVISYNRQLVLLGLVATEADKAFVERVARAQPSAQRIYNYIEVAQQGRNLWNVTDDAWITSKARTTLLNAPGLSPNHVKVVTYNGVTYVMGVLTPTEQQSATQVVSTTAGVKKVVTLYQTFEPVARP is encoded by the coding sequence ATGAAAAAACCCCTCTGCACCCTGCTGCTGGCCGCTTCGCTCACCACCGCCTTAAGCGGCTGCGTACCCGCCTTAATCGGCGGCGCCGCCGTAGGCACCCTGTCTGCCACCGATCGACGCAGCACCGGTGCTCAGGCCGACGACCAAGTAATGGAATTGCGCACTCAGGAAACTGCCCTGTCGCATTTGCGCGCCCACAACCAAACCGCCGGATTCGAGCCGAAATTGTCGGTAATCAGCTACAACCGCCAGCTCGTATTGCTCGGCTTGGTGGCCACCGAAGCAGACAAGGCTTTTGTTGAACGCGTTGCCCGCGCCCAACCGTCTGCACAACGCATCTACAACTACATCGAAGTGGCGCAACAAGGCCGCAATTTGTGGAATGTGACCGACGATGCTTGGATTACCTCCAAAGCCCGCACCACCTTGCTCAACGCACCGGGTTTGTCGCCCAATCATGTCAAAGTGGTTACCTACAACGGCGTTACCTATGTGATGGGCGTACTCACTCCTACTGAACAGCAATCCGCCACCCAAGTGGTGAGCACCACCGCCGGAGTGAAAAAAGTGGTCACGCTCTACCAAACATTTGAGCCTGTTGCCCGGCCAT
- the rsmI gene encoding 16S rRNA (cytidine(1402)-2'-O)-methyltransferase — MQTHYQKALGRIVPQTLYVVATPIGNLSDITLHALAVLAKVDLICAEDTRVTQQLLAAYGIQGKLLSVREHNEQHMADKVVAALAAGQSVAQVSDAGTPAVCDPGAKLAARVREAGFKVVPVAGPSAVMAALSVAGVTQPDFYFAGFLSPKSGERQKRLAQWQEADYPVVMFEAPHRIAATLAEMAALYPQRTLVLGREISKTFETFLSGSVAEIQAALLADANQNRGEMVLVLHAAVRPKDAALSAQAQHIMQILTAELPTKQAAVLAAQISGENKKALYDWALVQKQDKGN; from the coding sequence GTGCAAACCCATTACCAAAAAGCCCTTGGCCGCATTGTACCGCAAACCTTGTATGTGGTGGCCACGCCCATCGGCAATTTGTCCGACATCACTCTACACGCGCTGGCGGTGCTGGCTAAGGTGGATTTGATTTGTGCTGAAGACACGCGCGTAACGCAGCAGCTCTTGGCCGCTTACGGCATCCAAGGCAAGCTGCTCAGTGTGCGCGAGCACAACGAGCAGCATATGGCCGATAAAGTGGTGGCGGCGCTGGCGGCAGGGCAGAGCGTGGCGCAGGTGTCGGATGCAGGCACGCCGGCGGTGTGCGATCCCGGTGCCAAGCTGGCTGCTCGCGTGCGCGAAGCCGGTTTTAAAGTGGTGCCGGTGGCCGGCCCCAGTGCGGTGATGGCGGCCTTAAGCGTGGCCGGGGTGACGCAACCCGATTTTTACTTTGCCGGTTTTCTGTCGCCCAAAAGCGGCGAGCGCCAAAAACGGCTGGCGCAGTGGCAGGAAGCGGATTACCCGGTGGTGATGTTTGAAGCGCCTCACCGCATTGCCGCCACCTTGGCCGAGATGGCGGCGCTGTATCCGCAGCGTACTTTGGTATTGGGGCGCGAAATCAGCAAAACGTTTGAAACCTTTTTATCCGGCAGCGTGGCGGAAATTCAGGCAGCCTTATTGGCTGATGCCAATCAAAACCGCGGCGAAATGGTGCTGGTGCTGCACGCTGCCGTGCGCCCCAAAGACGCTGCCTTGTCGGCGCAGGCGCAACACATTATGCAGATTTTAACTGCCGAGCTGCCCACCAAGCAGGCGGCGGTATTGGCGGCGCAAATCAGCGGTGAGAACAAAAAAGCATTGTATGATTGGGCGTTGGTGCAGAAGCAAGATAAAGGGAATTGA
- a CDS encoding dodecin family protein has translation MSIAKIIEVNASSSVGFEDAIKKGIAKVSETVDNVQGAWVKEQKVVVKDGAIVEYRVNMSITFVVA, from the coding sequence ATGAGCATTGCCAAAATTATTGAAGTGAATGCCAGTAGTTCGGTGGGCTTTGAAGATGCTATTAAGAAAGGCATCGCCAAGGTATCTGAAACCGTGGATAATGTTCAAGGCGCTTGGGTTAAGGAACAAAAAGTGGTTGTAAAAGACGGCGCCATTGTGGAATACCGGGTTAACATGAGCATTACTTTTGTGGTTGCGTGA